The Nocardioides sp. S5 genome includes a window with the following:
- a CDS encoding BtrH N-terminal domain-containing protein, protein MVNSSDTEVVEYPHRRGGHCGSGAMRDLLEWAGLGWEGPPDEGLVFALSGALDLSYVRDAALMPPVYLVGRGGDLETDLPTRLGAEVSVHATDDPQEGWAWVRDAVREGRPALVWADIAELPYLRVRLQMSRHDIVVIGYDDEQQVAHVVDNDREEVQLVPYPALARARSSQGFPVPTRHTYFDIAWPDRLPDLSEIAQAAFAQAAAAMTSSTGSSIVTGRDAAVGATGLAAVDLFAEDLARWPEVFPDDILDLVLQGLSAFVEKAGTGGGLFRRLLSSGAADIVRLTGDARASEVAAAAHLCAETWSLIASLARQDGPARERVEQAARSAAVLPSLERDLVTALEIAGARQNLGTAT, encoded by the coding sequence ATGGTCAACTCGAGCGACACCGAAGTGGTCGAGTACCCGCACCGACGCGGCGGCCACTGCGGCTCCGGAGCCATGCGGGACCTCCTGGAGTGGGCCGGACTCGGTTGGGAGGGCCCCCCTGACGAAGGCCTTGTCTTTGCCCTGAGCGGCGCCTTGGATCTCTCCTACGTCAGGGACGCGGCACTCATGCCACCGGTATACCTCGTCGGGCGGGGAGGCGACCTGGAGACGGACCTCCCGACGCGACTGGGCGCCGAGGTCTCCGTGCATGCGACGGACGACCCACAGGAGGGCTGGGCGTGGGTGCGCGACGCCGTGCGCGAGGGCCGTCCCGCCTTGGTGTGGGCCGACATCGCGGAACTTCCCTACCTCCGCGTACGCCTGCAGATGAGTCGCCACGACATCGTCGTCATCGGTTATGACGACGAGCAGCAGGTCGCGCACGTCGTCGACAACGACCGGGAAGAGGTGCAGCTCGTGCCCTACCCGGCACTGGCCCGAGCCCGGTCCTCGCAGGGGTTCCCGGTCCCGACGCGTCACACCTACTTCGACATCGCCTGGCCCGACCGGCTGCCCGACCTGTCAGAGATCGCGCAGGCGGCGTTCGCCCAGGCGGCGGCTGCGATGACTAGCTCCACCGGCAGCTCTATCGTCACCGGAAGGGATGCGGCGGTCGGGGCCACCGGACTGGCCGCCGTCGACCTCTTCGCCGAGGACCTCGCTCGATGGCCAGAGGTCTTCCCCGACGACATCCTGGACCTGGTCCTCCAAGGACTCAGCGCCTTCGTCGAGAAGGCCGGCACCGGCGGCGGGCTGTTCCGCCGACTGCTCTCCAGCGGCGCCGCCGACATCGTGCGCCTGACCGGGGACGCGCGGGCGAGCGAGGTCGCCGCCGCTGCGCACCTGTGCGCGGAAACATGGTCCCTCATCGCGTCGCTGGCCCGTCAGGACGGCCCAGCACGAGAGCGCGTGGAGCAGGCAGCTCGCTCGGCCGCCGTACTCCCCTCGCTCGAGCGGGACCTCGTCACCGCCCTCGAGATCGCGGGGGCGCGCCAGAACCTCGGGACCGCCACCTGA
- a CDS encoding transglutaminase family protein gives MRGKLDPRQALAPSRFVDSDHPDVRDFTKSVVGGIRDPRERTGLLFTAVRDRLRYDPYSVTTEPPDYQASAILDGGPTWCVPKAVLLTASLRAAGIPAVLGFSDVRNHLNSAALLELMGTDLFVFHGWSAVYVDGQWRKGSPAFNSELCRRFGVPPLEFDGSQDALLHAADGAGRRHMEYVRERGMFVDLPFDGLMATLLETYGSAMVRGSDTPRPQDPRFRS, from the coding sequence ATGAGGGGCAAGCTCGATCCTCGGCAGGCCCTGGCCCCGAGCCGGTTCGTCGACAGCGACCACCCTGACGTCCGGGACTTCACCAAGTCCGTCGTGGGTGGCATCCGGGATCCTCGAGAACGGACGGGACTGCTGTTCACCGCGGTCCGGGACCGGCTCCGCTACGACCCCTACAGCGTCACCACCGAACCCCCTGACTACCAGGCCAGCGCGATCCTCGACGGTGGCCCCACGTGGTGCGTGCCCAAGGCGGTACTGCTCACCGCGAGTCTGCGCGCTGCGGGGATCCCGGCAGTGCTCGGATTCTCCGACGTGCGCAACCACCTCAACAGCGCCGCGCTGCTGGAGCTGATGGGCACGGATCTGTTCGTGTTCCACGGGTGGAGCGCGGTGTACGTCGACGGCCAGTGGCGCAAGGGGTCGCCGGCCTTCAACTCCGAGCTGTGCCGTCGCTTCGGAGTACCCCCGTTGGAGTTCGACGGGTCGCAGGACGCGTTGCTCCATGCAGCCGACGGCGCCGGCCGACGTCACATGGAGTACGTCCGCGAACGGGGCATGTTCGTGGACCTGCCGTTCGACGGCCTCATGGCAACGCTGCTGGAGACCTACGGTTCCGCCATGGTGCGCGGCTCCGACACCCCGCGCCCCCAGGATCCCCGCTTCCGGTCGTGA
- a CDS encoding 1-acyl-sn-glycerol-3-phosphate acyltransferase, whose amino-acid sequence MLAANHVSHLDPLLVAEMVLAEVAGATVSAKDSLFNKPVVGRWFRAAGHVEVDRAAGRAGCGEAVSAARNGRLLQ is encoded by the coding sequence GTGCTGGCTGCCAACCACGTCTCGCACCTTGACCCGTTGCTGGTCGCGGAGATGGTGCTGGCCGAGGTGGCGGGTGCCACGGTTTCGGCCAAGGACAGCCTCTTCAACAAGCCGGTCGTGGGCAGGTGGTTCCGTGCCGCGGGGCACGTCGAGGTCGACCGCGCCGCCGGCCGCGCCGGGTGCGGCGAGGCGGTGAGCGCGGCGCGCAACGGGAGACTCCTCCAGTGA